In the Engystomops pustulosus chromosome 2, aEngPut4.maternal, whole genome shotgun sequence genome, one interval contains:
- the SSH2 gene encoding protein phosphatase Slingshot homolog 2 isoform X3 → MALVTVQRSPTPSTTSSPCVSEADSGEEECRSQPRSISESFLTVKGAALFLPRGNGSSTPRISHRRNKHAGDLQQHLQAMFTLLRPEDNIRLAVKLESTYQNRTRYMVVVSTNGRQDTEESIVLGMDFPCNDSSSCTMGLVLPLWSDTLIHLDGDGGFSVSTDNRIHIFKPVSVQAMWSALQSLHKACEVARANNYYPGSLFLTWVSYYESHINSDQTSVNEWNAMQDVQSHRSDSPVLFTDVPTERERTERLIKIKLREIMMQRDLENITSKQIRTELEMQMVCNLREFKEFIDNEMIVILGQMDSPTEIFDHVYLGSEWNASNLEDLQNRGVRYILNVTREIDNFFPGVFEYHNIRVYDEEGTDLLAYWNDTYKFISKAKKHGAKCLVHCKMGVSRSASTVIAYAMKEYGWNLDRAFDYVKERRTVTKPNPSFMKQLEEYQGILLASKQRHNKLWRSHSDSDLSDHHEPIGKTGMEMSKKDITSSAEQLSDLHHSYTLGPPTDNCNPSCPISVSLCNTPQARYEFTPCDYHTGQIEDILNLNTVNGCSVRCCSDESSVFLDNCRPDRLEDLSPVSESLTGQSELPDLTLEDMEKDALKNDVTCHLLPLRDLGSHTGDLPESPDQSSFTSQSEDMSGDRIDFLSALEKFVELSQENRPRTCSTTRADDQIIVRNGVLKGSWPEAPLYESIADKPRANADVTTPQASEDSSTDEEQPKEVSEPVVQDHLPKSHSENAISVKEIITEIESFNQGVGQCQQKTDNLSSQVQAPKRNTIHDLSLESVWEPEGIGKEQSEECKEPKCKQSSQEDSESSSEANDHQGVPGQAPKWFAGSVRRATMEFEERLRQEQEQQQHTTAVPTRKNSKNDSAFSDSAPKNKLEDTLLDATDNEKDKKVKTKVTGLDSSELLRSEPSTESSPSSEHQDIQATQETNPPELEVQEQGKENPSPVTESLENNGSEPFPKKVEDLERDLRVQCYDDNDNNLSHQECGESPGESHGPSSEAPLQNVCASAPGRSSAQAESLLDASFMSESPQEEQRLVPDLQGISLVCPSIHVDLPSPNYQCHPCTIVLEGVTEDCTSTDEQLGNLSNCTSNKNQGDTFMSLGELMQREADSALSQLSHEDLNLINRLTENIRELREVLDVTSFSFGLPHSSSSDSIKDFSSNPGVVKQRAKEIEARIRQAGLTTPSQMKRSASLAKLGCLELSKDDLSERDSVSSDNNQTYPDMLQNSLRIVPGNYESDLAVKSEDPPEKLCILSVEASSGLEPTKHFVEQIKTEECVVISKPVEKPLVQYAKEFGLAQQGIAGSESELTVSPGHIHPPVVLDPSVPLISVTPKHEHGRTHPLRRLKKTNEKKRTTNPLYNTM, encoded by the exons taGTTCTTGCACCATGGGCCTAGTTCTTCCTTTGTGGAGTGACACCCTTATACACCTGGATGGAGATGG GGGGTTCAGCGTATCTACAGATAACAGGATTCACATATTTAAACCAGTGTCTGTTCAAGCCATGTG GTCTGCTCTGCAAAGCTTGCACAAAGCCTGCGAGGTAGCCCGTGCCAACAATTACTACCCCGGCAGCCTTTTCTTAACATGGGTTAGTTACTATGAGAGTCACATCAACTCTGACCAGACGTCGGTCAACGAATGGAACGCTATGCAGGATGTCCAGTCCCACCGCTCCGATTCACCCGTCCTCTTCACCGATGT ACCGACAGAGCGAGAACGCACAGAACGTTTGATAAAAATTAAATTAAGAGAAATCATGATGCAGAGGGACCTTGAAAACATCACATCCAAACAG ATTCGGACGGAGCTGGAGATGCAGATGGTGTGTAACCTGAGAGAATTCAAAGAGTTCATTGACAATGAAATGATTGTCATCCTGGGACAGATGGATAGCCCCACCGAAATCTTTGACCATGTGTATCTG GGCTCAGAGTGGAACGCCTCAAATCTGGAAGATCTGCAAAATAGAGG GGTCAGATACATCTTGAACGTCACACGGGAGATTGACAACTTCTTTCCTGGAGTTTTTGAATATCATAATATCCGAGTATATGACGAGGAAGGCACAGACCTGCTGGCCTATTGGAATGATACTTACAAATTCATCTCTAAAGCAAA AAAACATGGAGCTAAATGTCTTGTGCACTGTAAAATGGGGGTCAGCCGCTCCGCTTCCACTGTGATCGCTTATGCTATGAAGGAGTACGGCTGGAACCTGGATAGAGCCTTCGATTATGTAAAGGAGAGGCGAACAGTTACCAAACCGAACCCCAGTTTCATGAAACAACTTGAGGAATATCAGGGCATTCTATTAGCAAG CAAGCAGAGGCACAACAAGCTATGGCGCTCACACTCTGATAGCGACCTGTCGGATCACCATGAACCTATTGGCAAAACCGGAATGGAAATGAGCAAAAAagacatcacctcctcagctgagCAGCTCTCAGACCTGCATCATTCCTATACACTGGGACCTCCCACCGATAACTGTAACCCATCTTGCCCCATTAGCGTCTCTTTGTGTAACACCCCGCAAGCGCGCTATGAGTTTACACCTTGTGACTATCACACTGGACAAATAGAAGATATCCTAAATCTCAACACCGTGAATGGATGCTCAGTACGATGCTGCTCTGATGAGTCTTCAGTCTTCCTGGACAATTGTAGACCTGATAGGCTTGAAGACTTGTCTCCAGTTTCTGAAAGCTTAACCGGTCAATCGGAGCTCCCTGACCTGACGCTAGAAGACATGGAGAAGGATGCACTGAAGAATGACGTTACTTGCCATCTCCTGCCACTAAGGGATCTTGGATCACACACGGGTGATCTACCAGAATCCCCCGATCAGTCCTCTTTTACCTCCCAATCTGAGGACATGAGTGGGGACAGAATCGATTTCCTAAGTGCACTGGAAAAGTTTGTCGAATTATCTCAGGAGAACCGGCCACGGACATGCTCCACCACCCGAGCAGATGACCAAATCATTGTTAGAAATGGTGTCCTTAAAGGTTCTTGGCCAGAGGCACCCTTGTATGAGAGCATTGCAGATAAACCAAGAGCGAATGCAGACGTGACCACACCACAGGCCTCTGAAGATTCGTCTACAGATGAGGAGCAGCCAAAG GAGGTCTCTGAACCAGTAGTTCAAGATCATCTCCCGAAATCACACTCTGAAAATGCAATATCTGTGAAAGAGATAATCACAGAGATCGAGTCCTTCAACCAGGGAGTAGGCCAGTGCCAACAGAAAACAGACAATCTGTCTAGCCAAGTACAAGCACCAAAGAGAAATACAATCCACGACCTGTCACTTGAATCTGTATGGGAGCCTGAAGGCATCGGCAAGGAGCAGAGTGAGGAGTGTAAAGAACCCAAGTGCAAACAAAGTTCTCAGGAGGACTCTGAAAGCTCGAGTGAAGCGAATGACCATCAGGGAGTTCCCGGCCAGGCTCCCAAGTGGTTTGCAGGCTCCGTCAGAAGGGCCACCATGGAGTTTGAGGAACGCTTGAGGCAagagcaggagcagcagcagcacaccacCGCTGTGCCAACAAGAAAAAATTCCAAGAATGACTCTGCTTTCAGCGATTCTGCTCCAAAAAATAAACTTGAAGACACTTTGCTTGATGCTACAGATAATGAAAAGGACAAAAAGGTCAAAACTAAAGTTACAGGGTTGGATTCTTCGGAACTTCTCAGGTCTGAGCCATCTACAGAGTCATCTCCATCATCCGAGCATCAGGATATACAAGCGACGCAAGAAACAAATCCACCAGAGCTTGAAGTTCAAGAACAAGGAAAGGAGAACCCATCGCCTGTTACCGAATCTTTAGAGAATAATGGTTCCGAACCGTTTCCAAAGAAAGTAGAAGATCTAGAACGTGACCTCAGAGTTCAATGTTATGACGATAATGACAATAACCTCTCTCATCAGGAGTGCGGTGAAAGTCCTGGAGAGTCACATGGTCCATCTTCTGAAGCACCTTTACAAAATGTCTGTGCAAGTGCTCCGGGCAGGTCCTCGGCACAAGCAGAAAGCCTACTGGATGCAAGTTTTATGTCTGAGAGTCCGCAGGAAGAGCAACGTCTTGTACCTGATCTACAGGGCATCAGCCTAGTCTGTCCTAGTATACATGTAGATTTACCTAGTCCTAATTATCAGTGTCACCCCTGCACCATTGTTTTAGAAGGGGTCACTGAAGATTGCACCAGTACTGATGAACAATTAGGCAATCTGTCGAACTGTACAAGTAACAAGAACCAAGGGGACACTTTCATGAGCCTTGGGGAGTTGATGCAAAGGGAAGCAGACAGTGCCTTGTCCCAGCTGAGCCATGAGGATCTCAATCTTATCAACAGACTGACAGAGAATATACGGGAATTGCGTGAAGTGTTGGACGTTACCTCCTTCTCTTTTGGCCTCCCCCATAGTTCGAGTAGCGACAGCATCAAAGACTTTAGTAGCAACCCCGGCGTCGTCAAACAAAGAGCTAAGGAGATAGAGGCACGGATTCGGCAAGCTGGTCTCACCACTCCGTCCCAGATGAAACGTTCGGCGTCTTTGGCCAAACTGGGCTGTCTAGAACTTTCTAAAGACGACTTGTCGGAGAGGGACTCTGTCTCTTCGGATAATAATCAGACTTATCCCGACATGCTTCAGAATTCTCTTCGGATCGTGCCAGGGAATTACGAGTCTGATTTAGCTGTAAAATCTGAGGATCCACCCGAGAAGCTTTGTATCCTTTCAGTAGAGGCCTCCTCGGGACTGGAACCCACAAAACATTTTGTAGAACAGATCAAAACTGAAGAGTGCGTTGTAATAAGTAAGCCGGTGGAAAAGCCTCTTGTGCAGTATGCCAAAGAGTTTGGTTTGGCTCAGCAGGGTATAGCAGGTTCTGAGTCTGAATTGACTGTTTCCCCGGGGCACATTCACCCCCCTGTGGTACTAGACCCCTCGGTCCCACTAATATCTGTCACTCCCAAGCACGAACATGGTAGAACTCACCCTTTGAGAAGACTAAAAAAGACCAATGAGAAGAAGAGAACAACCAATCCACTATACAATACCATGTGA